A DNA window from Leptolyngbya sp. KIOST-1 contains the following coding sequences:
- a CDS encoding DUF1963 domain-containing protein → MLNQPQSEPQILHDLPAEFEVVKPLLRENLIPYIQISEIEVDESHPDYPLSRWHSKIGGDPYFPSHEAYPTSSVNGAPMPLLAQINCADVPPIAGFDFPTKGMLQFYVGGLQFYEAVPNKDFQVVYFPEILEDEELLVTDFSFIDLAETFRRSYDYIFELKFSERRDLFWYLQSSNYLYSHEDVPRDLCEKLDRWITDYYYETQPDGRELDQLGSKLGGYPDIHGTIEEEVVDVAEGRLLLEFSGFQGYDDYLFFYIKDDDLRACDFSNVEFFQCSD, encoded by the coding sequence ATGCTGAATCAGCCTCAGTCTGAACCCCAGATTTTGCATGATCTTCCTGCTGAATTTGAGGTCGTCAAGCCCTTACTTAGGGAAAACCTGATTCCATATATCCAGATTTCTGAGATAGAAGTTGACGAAAGTCACCCTGACTATCCCTTGAGCCGTTGGCACAGCAAGATCGGTGGCGACCCCTATTTCCCTAGCCATGAGGCTTATCCCACTAGCTCTGTCAATGGGGCTCCGATGCCCCTATTGGCCCAGATAAATTGCGCTGACGTACCTCCTATTGCCGGTTTTGACTTCCCGACTAAAGGTATGCTTCAGTTTTATGTGGGTGGTCTTCAATTTTATGAGGCCGTCCCCAACAAGGACTTTCAGGTGGTTTATTTCCCAGAGATTCTTGAGGATGAAGAACTGTTGGTGACAGACTTCAGCTTTATTGACTTGGCGGAAACCTTCAGAAGATCCTATGACTACATCTTTGAGCTGAAGTTTTCTGAGCGCCGTGATCTCTTCTGGTATCTCCAATCATCTAATTATCTATACAGCCATGAAGATGTTCCCAGGGATCTCTGTGAGAAGCTCGATAGATGGATAACCGACTATTACTACGAAACCCAGCCCGATGGAAGAGAATTAGATCAGCTAGGGAGTAAGCTGGGTGGATACCCTGACATCCACGGCACTATTGAGGAGGAGGTTGTGGATGTGGCCGAGGGCAGGCTTTTGCTTGAGTTTAGTGGATTTCAGGGGTATGACGACTACCTATTCTTTTATATTAAAGACGACGATTTAAGAGCTTGCGATTTTAGCAACGTTGAATTTTTTCAGTGCAGTGACTAG
- the fmdA gene encoding formamidase, whose product MADTLIKIDLTQSPYENDAIHNRWHPDIPMVAMVKPGDDFIVECYDWTGGQIANDDSADDVRDVDLSQVHFLSGPVGVEGAEPGDLLEVDILDIGAFEASQWGFNGFFSKQNGGGFLTEHFPEAQKSIWDFNGMFTKSRHVPNVEFAGLIHPGLIGCLPSKEMLAEWNQRERALFETEPDRVPPLATLPYAETAHLGRMPADQAKAAAAEAARTVPPREHGGNCDIKDLSRGAKVYFPVYVKGGGLSVGDLHFSQGDGEITFCGAIEMAGWIHLRVNLIKDGMAKYAIKNPIFKPSPIKPRYDDYLIFEGISVDEQGEQHYLDVHIAYRQACLNAIAYLTKFGYSRAQAYAILGCAPVEGHISGVVDIPNACATLWLPTDIFDFDIKPGADGPQAQASGTMDVPLSPDQE is encoded by the coding sequence ATGGCGGATACCCTGATCAAAATCGATTTGACCCAATCTCCCTACGAGAACGACGCGATCCACAACCGCTGGCATCCCGACATTCCCATGGTGGCCATGGTCAAACCGGGGGATGACTTCATCGTCGAGTGCTACGACTGGACCGGCGGCCAGATTGCCAACGACGACAGCGCCGACGACGTCCGGGATGTCGATCTGAGCCAGGTGCACTTTCTCTCCGGGCCGGTGGGCGTAGAGGGGGCCGAGCCGGGGGACCTGCTGGAGGTGGATATTCTGGACATTGGGGCCTTTGAGGCCAGCCAGTGGGGGTTCAACGGCTTCTTCTCCAAACAGAACGGGGGCGGCTTCCTGACCGAACATTTCCCGGAGGCCCAGAAATCCATCTGGGATTTCAACGGCATGTTCACCAAGTCTCGCCACGTTCCTAATGTGGAGTTTGCCGGCCTGATCCACCCCGGGCTGATTGGCTGTCTGCCCTCCAAAGAGATGCTGGCGGAGTGGAACCAGCGGGAGCGGGCCCTGTTTGAAACCGAGCCCGACCGGGTGCCGCCCCTGGCCACCCTGCCCTACGCCGAAACCGCCCACCTGGGCCGCATGCCCGCCGACCAGGCCAAAGCCGCCGCCGCCGAAGCGGCCCGCACCGTGCCGCCCCGAGAGCACGGCGGCAACTGCGACATCAAAGACCTCTCCCGCGGGGCCAAGGTCTACTTCCCGGTGTACGTGAAGGGCGGTGGCCTGTCGGTGGGGGACCTGCACTTTAGCCAGGGGGATGGGGAGATCACCTTCTGCGGGGCGATCGAAATGGCCGGGTGGATTCACCTGCGGGTGAACCTGATCAAAGACGGCATGGCCAAGTACGCTATCAAAAACCCGATCTTCAAGCCCAGCCCGATCAAGCCCCGCTACGACGATTACCTGATCTTTGAGGGCATTTCGGTGGACGAGCAGGGCGAACAGCACTACCTCGATGTCCACATCGCCTATCGCCAGGCCTGCCTGAATGCGATCGCCTATCTGACCAAGTTTGGCTATAGCCGGGCCCAGGCCTACGCCATCCTCGGCTGCGCTCCGGTGGAGGGGCACATCAGCGGCGTGGTCGATATCCCCAACGCCTGCGCCACCCTGTGGCTGCCCACCGACATCTTCGACTTTGACATCAAGCCCGGCGCAGACGGGCCCCAGGCCCAGGCCAGTGGCACCATGGATGTGCCCCTTTCCCCCGACCAGGAGTAG
- a CDS encoding zinc ribbon domain-containing protein gives MPLYDYKCRDHGLFQELAMVSDSAQPQPCPQCDSPSARVIVLTPALLGLDPAQREARERSDRSRHEPLFSTPEQRAEAQERHQHRHGPGCGCGDGAVSQPQVFYTADGKKWFPSARPWMISH, from the coding sequence ATGCCCCTCTACGACTACAAGTGCCGCGACCATGGCCTGTTTCAGGAGCTGGCGATGGTTTCAGACAGTGCCCAGCCCCAGCCCTGCCCCCAGTGCGATTCCCCCTCGGCGCGGGTGATCGTGCTGACCCCGGCGCTGCTGGGGCTGGACCCGGCCCAGCGAGAGGCCCGAGAACGCAGCGATCGCAGTCGCCATGAGCCGCTGTTTTCAACCCCAGAGCAGCGGGCCGAGGCGCAGGAACGGCACCAGCACCGCCATGGGCCGGGCTGCGGCTGTGGCGATGGGGCAGTCAGCCAGCCCCAGGTGTTCTACACCGCCGACGGCAAAAAGTGGTTTCCCTCCGCCAGACCCTGGATGATTAGCCACTAA
- a CDS encoding SDR family oxidoreductase: MTTPLQVLVTGATGRTGALVVQKLQQRPEQFTVRGFARSGQKANDLFGDAVEIYLGDITQPEKLAPALAGCDALVILTSAIPQMVAPPEPGQRPEFVYPEGGTPEQVDYQGQLNQIDAAKAAGVKHIVLVGSMGGTNEQHPLNRMANGNILIWKRKAEAYLIDSGLDYTIIRAGGLQDQPGGQRELLVSKDDTMLTQPPDGIPTAIPRADVAAVVVQALLLPAARNKAFDVISKPEGTPGAVVTTDFQALFEQTTPGL; this comes from the coding sequence ATGACCACTCCTCTGCAAGTTTTGGTGACCGGTGCCACGGGGCGCACCGGCGCGTTAGTCGTTCAAAAGCTCCAGCAGCGCCCTGAGCAGTTCACCGTCCGGGGCTTTGCTCGCTCTGGGCAAAAGGCCAACGATCTGTTTGGCGATGCAGTAGAGATTTACCTGGGCGACATCACCCAGCCAGAAAAACTGGCCCCGGCCCTGGCGGGCTGCGATGCGCTGGTCATTCTCACCAGCGCTATCCCTCAAATGGTGGCCCCCCCAGAGCCTGGGCAGCGACCCGAGTTTGTCTACCCCGAGGGCGGCACCCCCGAGCAGGTCGACTACCAGGGCCAGCTCAACCAGATCGATGCCGCCAAAGCTGCCGGAGTGAAGCACATCGTGCTCGTCGGCTCCATGGGCGGCACCAACGAACAACACCCCCTCAACCGCATGGCCAACGGCAACATTTTGATCTGGAAGCGCAAGGCCGAAGCTTACCTGATCGACTCTGGCCTTGACTACACCATCATCCGAGCCGGAGGGCTCCAGGACCAACCGGGGGGACAGCGGGAATTGCTGGTGAGCAAAGACGACACGATGCTGACGCAGCCTCCCGACGGCATCCCCACCGCCATTCCCCGCGCCGATGTGGCGGCGGTGGTGGTGCAGGCGCTGCTGCTGCCCGCCGCCCGCAACAAGGCCTTCGATGTGATTTCTAAACCGGAGGGCACCCCCGGTGCCGTGGTCACCACCGATTTTCAGGCGCTGTTTGAGCAGACGACGCCGGGGCTGTAG